A genomic region of Gemmata massiliana contains the following coding sequences:
- a CDS encoding FeoB-associated Cys-rich membrane protein: MSTTLQLAVVGGFVALAAGYILRATWKTWFGASKSGCGSGCGKCATSEPEPEVKGRRPLPMA; the protein is encoded by the coding sequence ATGTCGACAACACTTCAACTCGCCGTAGTCGGGGGCTTTGTCGCACTCGCGGCGGGGTACATTCTGCGTGCGACGTGGAAGACGTGGTTCGGCGCGTCGAAGTCCGGGTGCGGTTCCGGGTGTGGCAAGTGTGCGACGTCCGAGCCGGAACCCGAAGTGAAGGGCCGGCGTCCGCTCCCGATGGCGTGA
- a CDS encoding DUF4011 domain-containing protein: MPTDLDTRLTEWRKALLDTTKRNRLIKFVAGRVGGVSLMHPLAPDFWRQLVQDGHRLTFAWTRDILGLPQEVLDAEMLSSDFDPTTGTTQTDEDAVRRELVEQCLRSSRLKPAHLLTDQTDRQLAARLIRLKRLSDEAHTDHGVTTLFAAFGFLRWYESTDSEEEVRSPLLLVPVKLERETVEAPFTLVAEEDDILPNHCLAELLQTQFRIKLPAASEYALDPEDPECAAKYFALVADRVKDIPRWGVVPEAALGVFNFQKLAMWEDLGRNAEKVKSHPVCRAVAGDGAVALQPPSDLPTAEQLDAVVAPVAAVHILDADSSQHEAIEAVKRGAHLVMDGPPGTGKSQTISNMIAEALQSSKTVLFVSEKTAALEVVKRRLDRCGLGDFCLELHSHKANKREVVTELGRCLELKPVGAPDVDSQLSQLAESRSKLNDFVAELHKVRVPLGMSVFRVHGEVAKLGNLPARSRIAIPDVLNKDAAYLQTCDDVLTRLGDCAPVVGNPSGHPWRGCKLVTFSQEAKDDARFHLNRLAGAIPAAENAVTALAEAGVSAEPPSVLEWDAALADARSLLPLPFFPSEWFDSDPRTAAQRAVELHQAVLETRELSAKLPEFDLVAVKSCDANALSGVNADRERLTEGASLTLRNRFTVVQQSADAIRRLDSLAAELDRTALAATQALGVGRVPELAKFAECVRLGDVIGRIGAGPRSWGTAGRRKELLAVVSRADEQDRAAQAVRTDLISRFSPAAFAPESSAIARDAANAGRSFWSRLFPRWWGLSKQISAWYASAPRTGALLRTDVTALAGYHQQADSARQVVGAYGNDLIKDTTGGPDWTGTLEVLRAVETLEEWGVKHESLAKRDRKAVGDSATALETAERAFRDQLAAVGRDFVVPPIEAKTPAEVRAWFAIELAALDREANGLQALIKLLTPGQDVPGARIRDAAVACARLSVVAARVKQLEEGQPTDDRVRAERAALGEELLRLLDRWTRPVLPQLKGALTEQAARERLKAAIQQNETTRAGAFATAWGHVAGAVFDPTATVSTNVVLNNLPLAELAQWASDRTADADRVFEWVRFVHVERDAGAVGLGGVLDEVRACEFGVEHAAAAFRSRFFRLWLDAIHQQVPVLGEFTTDKQERLVSRFAELDRLSVRTAGDRVRSQLLGKSNRPRVRDGAPDASELGILLREVNKKRRHLPLRHLFAKMPTLLPRIKPCLMMSPLAVSTYLDNPEFAFDLVIFDEASQVRPHDAVCAIYRGKQLVVGGDPKQLPPTDFFARSGEDTSDEPHPDEGGTAGFESLLDVCLSLGICRKRLRWHYRSRREALIAFSNKFFYSSSLITFPSADDATSPAVRFVKVPDGRFKDGVNPIEAKRVAALVMEHARQTPDQSLGVIAFSQRQQDRILDELEVLRRANKGAEDFFAADRPDPFFVKNLENVQGDERDVVMLSIGYGPDDAGKVAMRFGPLNRQGGERRLNVAVTRARLAMCVVASMTTNDVDLSRTETEGAKLLKAFLDFAERGPNALAATVTEAGRRGADSPFEQEVGDELARRGLTIHRQVGCGGYLIDLAITDAGGGKYLLGVECDGATYHSAATARDRDRLRQAVLEGLGWRLVRVWSTDWVRDRSAQVNRVLAALEAARKPPAKIAPAPEPEVVAAVKLKPVKEVELDFDSIEKVSDNVLHDTLFASLTEFGTMPAEDLISAVSKRLGFKRVGPKIRERVAQAINTLSAEGKLTSTEDNLVKVVVRP; this comes from the coding sequence ATGCCAACCGATCTCGACACGCGGCTCACCGAGTGGCGCAAGGCTCTGCTCGACACCACGAAGCGGAACCGACTCATCAAGTTCGTGGCGGGGCGCGTCGGCGGCGTGTCACTGATGCACCCGCTGGCGCCGGACTTCTGGCGCCAACTCGTTCAGGACGGTCACCGACTCACGTTCGCGTGGACGCGCGACATCCTCGGGCTGCCGCAAGAGGTACTCGACGCGGAAATGCTCTCGTCCGACTTCGACCCGACGACCGGGACGACCCAAACGGACGAGGACGCGGTGCGGCGGGAACTGGTCGAACAGTGCTTACGTTCGAGCCGTCTCAAACCCGCGCACTTGCTCACGGACCAGACCGACCGGCAACTCGCCGCCCGCCTGATTCGGCTCAAGCGCCTGTCGGACGAGGCCCATACCGATCATGGTGTCACCACGTTGTTCGCGGCGTTCGGCTTCCTCCGCTGGTATGAGAGCACGGATTCGGAAGAAGAGGTACGCTCGCCGTTATTGCTCGTTCCGGTGAAGCTCGAACGCGAAACAGTGGAAGCGCCGTTCACACTTGTGGCAGAAGAGGACGACATTCTGCCGAACCACTGCCTCGCTGAGTTGCTCCAAACGCAGTTCCGCATCAAATTGCCCGCCGCGAGCGAGTACGCGCTCGATCCGGAAGACCCGGAGTGCGCGGCGAAGTATTTCGCGCTCGTCGCGGACCGCGTGAAGGACATTCCCCGGTGGGGCGTCGTTCCCGAAGCGGCGCTGGGCGTATTCAACTTCCAGAAGCTCGCGATGTGGGAGGATCTGGGGCGCAACGCCGAGAAGGTCAAATCACACCCGGTTTGCCGCGCGGTGGCGGGCGACGGGGCCGTGGCTCTCCAACCGCCCAGCGATTTACCGACCGCGGAACAACTCGACGCAGTGGTTGCGCCGGTCGCGGCCGTTCACATTCTCGATGCGGACAGCAGCCAACACGAGGCGATCGAAGCGGTGAAACGCGGCGCGCACCTCGTGATGGACGGCCCACCCGGTACGGGTAAGAGTCAGACCATTTCCAACATGATCGCGGAGGCGCTACAGTCCAGCAAAACGGTGCTGTTTGTGAGCGAGAAGACGGCCGCACTCGAAGTCGTGAAGCGCCGATTGGACCGCTGCGGGCTGGGCGACTTCTGTTTGGAGCTGCACAGTCATAAGGCCAACAAGCGCGAAGTCGTGACCGAATTGGGGCGGTGCCTCGAACTGAAACCGGTCGGCGCGCCGGACGTCGATTCGCAACTATCGCAACTGGCCGAGAGCCGGAGCAAGTTGAACGACTTCGTGGCCGAATTACACAAGGTCCGTGTGCCGCTCGGGATGTCAGTGTTCCGCGTACACGGCGAGGTCGCGAAGCTCGGGAACTTGCCGGCGCGCTCGCGCATCGCGATTCCCGACGTACTGAATAAGGACGCGGCTTATCTCCAAACGTGCGACGACGTTCTCACACGCCTGGGCGATTGCGCGCCGGTGGTGGGGAACCCCAGCGGGCACCCGTGGCGCGGGTGTAAACTTGTCACGTTTTCGCAAGAGGCGAAGGACGATGCGCGATTCCACTTGAACCGGCTCGCCGGGGCGATTCCCGCGGCCGAGAACGCGGTGACGGCCCTCGCCGAAGCGGGCGTTAGTGCCGAACCGCCTTCGGTGCTCGAATGGGATGCGGCGCTCGCGGATGCCCGTTCGCTGCTCCCGCTCCCGTTCTTTCCGTCGGAGTGGTTTGATTCCGATCCGCGAACGGCCGCGCAGCGCGCGGTCGAACTGCATCAAGCGGTTCTGGAGACCCGCGAACTTAGTGCGAAATTGCCAGAGTTTGACCTTGTGGCGGTGAAGAGTTGCGACGCGAACGCTCTCAGTGGGGTGAACGCCGACCGCGAGCGCCTGACCGAAGGGGCTTCGCTCACGCTTCGCAATCGGTTCACTGTCGTGCAACAATCCGCCGACGCGATTCGGCGCTTGGACTCACTGGCCGCAGAACTGGATCGCACGGCCCTTGCTGCGACGCAGGCGCTTGGAGTGGGGCGCGTACCGGAATTAGCGAAGTTCGCGGAGTGCGTGCGCCTGGGCGACGTGATTGGTCGGATCGGTGCCGGGCCGCGTTCGTGGGGGACTGCCGGGCGGCGAAAGGAATTGCTCGCAGTGGTGTCGCGTGCTGACGAGCAGGACCGGGCCGCACAAGCCGTCCGAACCGACCTCATTTCGCGATTCTCGCCCGCTGCGTTCGCGCCGGAATCGTCCGCAATCGCACGCGACGCGGCCAACGCCGGTCGGTCGTTCTGGTCGCGCCTGTTCCCGCGCTGGTGGGGGCTGAGCAAACAGATTTCCGCGTGGTACGCCAGTGCGCCGCGAACGGGGGCGTTGCTCCGGACGGACGTGACCGCACTCGCCGGGTACCACCAGCAGGCCGATTCCGCCCGTCAGGTGGTGGGCGCGTATGGCAACGACCTGATCAAGGATACGACCGGTGGACCGGACTGGACCGGGACGCTGGAAGTTCTTCGGGCAGTGGAAACACTGGAAGAGTGGGGCGTGAAGCACGAATCACTCGCGAAACGTGATCGGAAAGCGGTTGGTGATAGCGCGACCGCGCTGGAGACCGCGGAGCGTGCGTTTCGTGACCAACTCGCGGCAGTGGGGCGAGATTTTGTCGTTCCCCCAATCGAAGCAAAGACGCCCGCTGAAGTTCGAGCGTGGTTCGCGATTGAGCTAGCCGCGCTCGATCGCGAAGCGAACGGATTACAGGCTCTCATCAAGCTGTTGACCCCGGGGCAGGACGTCCCCGGTGCCCGCATTCGCGACGCGGCTGTGGCTTGCGCTCGGCTCTCGGTCGTGGCCGCGCGCGTCAAACAGTTGGAGGAAGGTCAGCCGACCGATGACCGCGTGCGTGCGGAACGCGCTGCGCTCGGCGAGGAACTGCTCCGGTTGCTCGATCGGTGGACGCGCCCGGTGTTGCCGCAACTCAAAGGTGCCCTCACGGAACAAGCCGCGCGAGAGCGATTGAAGGCCGCTATTCAGCAGAACGAAACAACTCGCGCCGGTGCGTTCGCGACTGCGTGGGGGCACGTCGCGGGGGCCGTCTTCGATCCGACTGCCACGGTTTCGACCAACGTCGTCCTGAATAACTTGCCGCTCGCGGAGCTTGCACAGTGGGCGAGTGATCGCACCGCAGACGCGGATCGCGTATTCGAGTGGGTGCGGTTCGTGCATGTCGAACGCGATGCCGGAGCCGTGGGTTTGGGTGGCGTGCTGGATGAAGTACGCGCGTGTGAGTTCGGCGTAGAACACGCCGCTGCCGCGTTCCGCTCGCGCTTCTTCCGACTGTGGCTCGATGCCATTCACCAACAAGTTCCCGTGCTGGGTGAATTCACGACGGACAAACAAGAGCGGCTCGTCAGTCGCTTCGCGGAACTGGACCGGCTTTCTGTGCGAACAGCGGGCGATCGCGTGCGCTCGCAGTTGCTCGGCAAGTCCAACCGCCCGCGTGTGCGTGACGGTGCGCCCGATGCGTCGGAACTCGGCATCCTGTTGCGCGAGGTGAACAAGAAGCGCCGGCACCTCCCGCTGCGCCACTTGTTCGCGAAAATGCCGACGCTGCTCCCGCGCATCAAACCGTGCCTCATGATGAGTCCGCTCGCGGTCAGTACCTACCTCGATAACCCGGAATTCGCGTTCGATCTGGTGATCTTCGACGAAGCGTCCCAGGTACGCCCACACGACGCGGTGTGTGCGATCTACCGCGGGAAGCAACTCGTGGTGGGTGGTGACCCCAAACAGCTCCCACCGACAGACTTCTTCGCCCGTAGCGGTGAAGATACCAGCGACGAGCCGCACCCCGACGAGGGCGGCACTGCGGGGTTCGAGAGCTTGCTGGACGTGTGCCTTTCGCTGGGAATTTGCCGCAAGCGCTTGCGGTGGCACTACCGCAGTCGGCGCGAAGCGCTCATTGCGTTCTCGAACAAGTTCTTTTACAGCAGCTCGCTCATCACATTCCCGAGTGCAGACGATGCCACAAGTCCAGCGGTGCGGTTCGTGAAGGTGCCCGATGGCCGTTTCAAGGACGGTGTGAATCCGATCGAAGCGAAGCGGGTCGCGGCGCTCGTAATGGAACACGCGCGACAAACGCCGGACCAGAGTTTGGGCGTGATCGCGTTCAGCCAGCGGCAGCAGGACCGCATTCTCGATGAACTCGAAGTGCTGCGCCGCGCGAACAAAGGGGCCGAAGACTTTTTCGCGGCAGATCGCCCGGACCCGTTCTTCGTGAAGAATCTGGAAAACGTGCAAGGCGACGAGCGCGACGTGGTGATGCTGAGTATTGGCTACGGGCCGGACGACGCGGGGAAGGTCGCGATGCGGTTCGGTCCGCTGAACCGACAAGGCGGCGAACGGCGGTTGAATGTCGCCGTTACACGGGCGCGTCTGGCGATGTGCGTCGTGGCGAGCATGACGACTAACGACGTCGATTTGTCGCGCACGGAAACCGAGGGCGCGAAACTACTCAAAGCGTTTCTCGATTTCGCCGAGCGCGGACCTAATGCACTTGCAGCCACGGTGACCGAAGCCGGCCGGCGCGGGGCGGACAGTCCGTTCGAGCAAGAGGTCGGCGACGAGTTGGCGCGCCGCGGACTCACGATTCACCGGCAAGTGGGGTGCGGCGGGTACCTCATCGACCTCGCGATTACCGATGCGGGTGGTGGGAAGTATCTGCTCGGCGTCGAATGCGACGGTGCGACCTACCACTCGGCCGCGACCGCACGCGACCGCGACCGGCTTCGCCAGGCGGTTCTCGAAGGACTGGGCTGGCGGCTCGTTCGGGTGTGGTCCACGGACTGGGTGCGTGACCGTAGCGCCCAGGTCAACCGCGTCCTCGCCGCGCTCGAAGCTGCCCGCAAACCGCCCGCGAAAATTGCGCCTGCACCCGAGCCGGAAGTTGTTGCGGCCGTGAAACTCAAGCCGGTGAAGGAAGTTGAGCTGGATTTCGATTCCATCGAAAAGGTTAGCGATAACGTGCTTCACGACACCCTGTTCGCGTCGCTGACGGAGTTCGGGACGATGCCCGCGGAAGACTTGATCTCTGCGGTGTCCAAGCGCCTCGGGTTCAAGCGCGTCGGACCGAAGATCCGCGAGCGCGTGGCGCAGGCGATCAACACTCTCTCCGCTGAGGGCAAGTTGACCTCGACCGAAGACAATTTGGTGAAGGTGGTTGTGCGACCCTGA
- a CDS encoding Lpg1974 family pore-forming outer membrane protein gives MRYVRSWAGIGALLVFAGGVTAQPGTLPGIGASGTSMPLAPTSPPGAQPTASPAPSTGQPIRSLSALSDDTLPTKDLTPAGFGDLVPPPDKHGGHGEIPGSLTPMVPQHGGFYTTGEFLLMRPRNSDMDFVIRNSSGGLGTVGPIDSLNYQLGSGLRAEIGYLYDGGKWETAFAYTYLTAGADSTIFSTPNVSLLPTLTRPGLTDRALTASGTADLDYQLFDLLAGRRFVIQDNLAVRAIAGFRFSDIRQTLNAFYDGADANQAAVRTRSRFQGFGPLIGAEATLAGPKGFHLYTRATGGFLSGRSTNLVIETNDSGATTYVNSRYDVRKEVPFGSLAVGAGWQYRTISIRAGYEVTHWQGIFERPRFVDDVSQGKVITRPSNLSLEGLFIQASVVY, from the coding sequence ATGCGATACGTGCGTTCGTGGGCGGGAATCGGCGCGTTATTAGTGTTCGCGGGCGGCGTCACCGCCCAACCGGGCACCTTACCGGGAATCGGCGCGAGCGGTACTTCGATGCCACTCGCACCCACGTCACCGCCCGGTGCTCAACCGACTGCTTCTCCAGCGCCGTCGACCGGCCAGCCCATCCGCTCGCTCTCCGCGCTGTCGGACGACACTCTGCCAACGAAAGACCTCACACCGGCCGGGTTCGGCGACCTCGTTCCCCCTCCAGACAAGCACGGCGGCCACGGCGAGATCCCGGGATCTCTCACGCCAATGGTGCCGCAACACGGCGGGTTCTACACGACGGGCGAGTTCCTGTTGATGCGCCCCCGGAACTCGGACATGGACTTCGTGATCCGCAACAGTAGCGGCGGGTTGGGAACCGTCGGGCCGATCGATTCACTTAACTATCAGCTCGGCAGCGGGTTGCGGGCCGAAATCGGTTACCTGTACGACGGCGGGAAGTGGGAAACGGCGTTCGCGTACACGTACCTCACGGCCGGCGCCGATAGCACCATCTTTTCGACACCGAACGTGTCGCTGCTCCCGACCCTCACGCGCCCCGGGCTGACAGACCGCGCGCTCACCGCGTCGGGCACCGCGGACCTCGACTACCAACTGTTCGACTTGCTCGCGGGTCGGCGGTTCGTGATTCAGGACAACCTCGCGGTGCGGGCCATCGCGGGTTTCCGGTTCTCCGACATCCGGCAGACGCTGAATGCGTTTTATGACGGCGCCGACGCGAACCAGGCCGCGGTGCGAACCCGGTCGCGGTTCCAGGGCTTCGGTCCGCTCATCGGCGCGGAAGCGACACTGGCCGGCCCGAAGGGGTTCCACCTCTACACGCGGGCCACCGGGGGATTCCTGAGCGGGCGCAGCACGAATTTGGTGATCGAAACCAACGATAGCGGCGCTACGACCTACGTGAACAGCCGGTACGACGTGCGCAAGGAAGTGCCGTTCGGCAGTTTGGCGGTCGGGGCCGGCTGGCAGTACCGCACCATCTCCATCCGTGCCGGCTACGAGGTGACCCACTGGCAGGGCATCTTCGAGCGCCCGCGGTTCGTGGACGACGTGTCGCAGGGTAAGGTCATCACCCGCCCCTCGAACCTGTCACTCGAAGGTCTGTTCATCCAGGCTTCTGTGGTGTACTGA
- a CDS encoding AMP nucleosidase produces MKTKAEIVLDWLPRYTGRPVEQFGKYILLTNFAHYVELFAAKYGVEIIGRDRPMTSATAENITILNFGMGSAMAATVMDLLSAIEPKGVLFLGKCGGLKSTKVGDFILPIAAIRGEGTSHDYLAPEVPALPSFRLQAAVAAASSKHDIDYWSGTVYTTNRRVWEHDDRFKQYLRDIRASAIDMETATIYVVGFVNRIPKGALLLVSDNPMTPEGVKTSKSDATVTEMFVRKHLDVGITALMELRDFGTSVRHLRFEERPH; encoded by the coding sequence ATGAAGACGAAAGCGGAGATCGTGCTGGACTGGCTGCCGCGGTACACGGGGCGACCGGTCGAGCAGTTCGGGAAGTACATTCTGCTCACCAACTTCGCGCACTACGTCGAGTTGTTCGCCGCGAAGTACGGGGTCGAGATTATCGGGCGCGACCGGCCCATGACGTCTGCGACTGCGGAGAACATCACCATCCTGAACTTCGGGATGGGCAGCGCGATGGCCGCGACCGTGATGGACCTGCTCTCGGCGATCGAGCCGAAGGGGGTGCTGTTCTTGGGTAAGTGCGGCGGGCTGAAGAGTACGAAGGTCGGTGACTTCATCCTGCCCATCGCGGCGATCCGCGGGGAGGGTACGAGTCACGATTACCTCGCACCCGAAGTGCCCGCACTCCCATCATTCCGGTTGCAGGCCGCGGTCGCGGCGGCCAGCAGCAAGCACGACATCGACTACTGGAGCGGCACCGTGTACACGACGAACCGCCGCGTGTGGGAACACGACGACCGGTTCAAGCAATACCTACGAGACATTCGCGCCAGCGCGATCGACATGGAGACCGCGACAATTTACGTGGTCGGGTTCGTGAACCGAATCCCGAAGGGCGCTCTCCTTCTCGTATCGGACAACCCGATGACGCCCGAGGGCGTGAAAACGTCCAAGAGCGACGCTACGGTTACCGAGATGTTCGTCCGCAAACACCTGGACGTGGGCATTACGGCACTGATGGAGCTGCGCGACTTCGGCACGTCCGTGCGCCACCTGCGGTTCGAGGAGCGCCCGCACTAA
- a CDS encoding adenylate/guanylate cyclase domain-containing protein — protein sequence MAELEAITDIQADPKKSAVMARQYGRRFPLTPNKAMNLGRDEGKMDIAVPEDDQISRFQAVVTWEPAKEKLTVQTRPTSPGYPNPPANQTLVFDERAKKLVEAPQGKCLVGRGESFWIGQTRFTLHNDEESQHESPVDATIAPRQEEKTRAQLEEIPFANPAAALRAMENLPNTIRAITTEQALFRQMLRVVMDAMPRADACAIVRVPPDCPPSEKRLNLVEYNVRPNTPHSQGGFAPSKRLAHRAIMERRRSCLHCWSPDPTGAGGATELTMADTHVHGVTPWAVCTPFQDGSRYALYVAGQTSGQWDLLDKASQDKIVSDLTQYQKIAELLVGMIETTLRVSRLTEQNKVIRRAWPQSLWKYLDDPAELERMLVPEEKEITTLFCDLRNYSLFASQHASELLASQREIGNALNTMASTITDRDGVVGGFRGDAVLGFWGWPKPQARQVELAARAAISIAGRLGDWTRSGRCGVGITHGTAVAGRLGAHDLAVVDLYGPVVNLTFRLEAMTKAFGVPIIVSGEVSKQVAEADPTGREMRTRVLGKVRAKGFPDPVWAYELYSAQTPSVPDWLQEEWTATVELFTEGKWTECYEELTTRFTDDTVGKCLIRVMDATKRRPPANWDGSFVPPAPSGSE from the coding sequence ATGGCAGAGCTTGAAGCGATCACCGACATTCAGGCCGACCCGAAAAAATCGGCGGTCATGGCCCGGCAGTACGGGCGTCGGTTCCCGCTCACCCCGAACAAGGCGATGAACCTCGGCCGGGACGAGGGTAAGATGGACATCGCCGTCCCCGAGGACGACCAGATCTCGCGGTTCCAGGCGGTCGTCACCTGGGAGCCGGCTAAAGAGAAACTGACCGTTCAAACCCGCCCGACCAGCCCCGGGTACCCGAACCCGCCCGCGAACCAAACACTGGTCTTCGACGAGCGCGCGAAGAAGCTGGTGGAAGCCCCGCAAGGCAAGTGCCTCGTCGGGCGCGGTGAGTCGTTCTGGATCGGGCAGACGCGCTTTACCCTCCATAACGACGAAGAGTCCCAGCACGAAAGCCCCGTGGACGCGACCATCGCGCCGCGCCAGGAAGAAAAGACCCGCGCGCAGCTCGAAGAGATCCCGTTCGCGAACCCGGCCGCCGCGCTCCGGGCGATGGAGAACCTGCCCAACACCATCCGCGCGATCACCACCGAACAGGCCCTGTTCCGCCAGATGCTCCGCGTGGTCATGGACGCGATGCCCCGGGCCGATGCCTGCGCCATCGTCCGCGTCCCGCCCGACTGTCCGCCCAGCGAGAAGCGCCTCAACCTCGTGGAATACAACGTGCGGCCCAACACGCCGCACTCGCAGGGCGGGTTCGCGCCCTCGAAGCGGCTCGCCCACCGCGCGATCATGGAACGCCGGCGGAGCTGCCTCCACTGCTGGTCCCCCGACCCGACCGGGGCCGGGGGCGCTACCGAGCTGACGATGGCCGACACGCACGTTCACGGCGTGACCCCGTGGGCCGTGTGTACCCCGTTCCAGGACGGCTCGCGCTACGCGCTCTACGTTGCCGGGCAGACCAGCGGGCAGTGGGACCTGCTCGACAAGGCCTCGCAGGACAAGATCGTCAGCGACCTGACCCAGTACCAGAAGATCGCTGAACTGCTGGTCGGGATGATCGAAACCACGCTGCGCGTGAGCCGGCTCACCGAGCAGAACAAGGTCATCCGCCGCGCGTGGCCGCAGAGCCTCTGGAAATACCTTGATGACCCGGCCGAACTGGAGCGCATGCTGGTTCCCGAGGAGAAGGAAATCACCACGCTGTTCTGCGATTTGCGGAACTACTCTTTGTTCGCCTCGCAGCACGCCAGCGAGTTGCTTGCCTCGCAGCGAGAGATCGGTAACGCACTGAACACGATGGCCTCGACTATCACCGACCGCGACGGCGTGGTGGGCGGATTCCGCGGCGACGCGGTGCTCGGGTTCTGGGGCTGGCCCAAGCCCCAGGCGCGGCAGGTCGAGTTAGCCGCACGCGCGGCCATTTCCATTGCCGGGCGCCTCGGCGATTGGACCCGGTCCGGGCGCTGCGGCGTGGGGATCACGCACGGGACCGCGGTGGCCGGGCGCCTCGGCGCGCACGACCTCGCAGTGGTGGATCTGTACGGCCCGGTCGTGAACCTGACGTTCCGCCTGGAAGCCATGACGAAGGCGTTCGGCGTGCCCATCATCGTTTCGGGCGAGGTCTCCAAACAGGTCGCCGAAGCGGACCCGACGGGCCGCGAGATGCGCACGCGGGTGCTGGGTAAAGTGCGCGCGAAGGGGTTCCCCGACCCCGTGTGGGCCTACGAACTGTACTCGGCCCAAACGCCCAGCGTCCCGGACTGGCTGCAAGAAGAGTGGACCGCGACGGTCGAGTTGTTCACCGAAGGCAAGTGGACCGAGTGCTACGAAGAACTCACCACCCGGTTCACGGACGACACGGTGGGTAAGTGCCTGATCCGCGTCATGGACGCGACCAAGCGCAGGCCCCCGGCCAACTGGGACGGCTCCTTTGTTCCCCCGGCCCCGTCGGGATCGGAGTGA